Within the Telopea speciosissima isolate NSW1024214 ecotype Mountain lineage chromosome 4, Tspe_v1, whole genome shotgun sequence genome, the region CATTGACATCCAAGGATTCAAAATTTGTCAAATAGGAGGACACAAATAGCAGTGCAGAATCATTGCTGTAGAAGAGTTTAGTTTTACTCATCGACCCAGCAATTAGTCCGGATGTAATGTTAATGTATATTGAGAGGAGGATTTTATTAAATGTCATCTAAAAGCCATGTAACTTATTCTCTGCACAAACTCTTTCTTGAGGTTTGGAGATAAAGCTAATCGGACGCCTGGGTGCAAACCCATATTCAGCACCTGTATCCATAAAGCAGCAACAAATGTTTCCAATGATATGCTTTACTTCTGGACACACCTCTAGTTATGTtcagtgttattttatgttagAAAAAACCATGCAGCAGACTGgcgattttgcagaagaaaacgaaaaaagaTAGAGAAATTACATgcacacaagacaagattttacgtgattcacccccaagaaggaagcTACAGCCACGGCCATTACGAATCCACTATTTCAGTGAAGAATAATACAAACCCTTTCACTCATCTCAAAAGAGAGCTACAATATATAGGAAaatcctaacccaaaaagtacaaaactgcccctagAGACCTACCCAGTAGGGCAAAAAACATAGCAGCAACTTAAGCGCTGATGTATGCACTTTTAGGCTATTTACATGCATTTCAAAGACGAAATGGCCACCGAAAGAACACCACAGCACTTTTTGGACTGAGATCAAGTTCACCAATAACATTTTACATTATATAACCATATTACCAACATTTCTATGTTCAATTATCTCAAGATTACACACAAAATTATCATTGAAAAGGCTAAACCTCAACAATGTGCAGGAACCCATATGACTTGTTCATATAGAAGAACCTTTCATCATCCAATTTAATATTGAGTTAATCTTTGATGTCAATATAAGTAGATATGGTTGCTTAGTGTCAAAAGATAAAAGCACATTGATAGGAAGTATTATTGTAATATATaatcaaaagatgaaaatacataagaaagtttCAGAGTCATTCATTACAAAAGTAAGACAAAGCCAAAACAGAACAGGCTTTTAAGTTAAGCATAATTAGGCAGTGACAAAACTAACTGGAGAAGTACTGCCAACAAAGTTTCATACCATCCTGAAACCCAATCCACCTCGCCAACATGAATTTGTGGGAAAAACCACCGGTGCTTGCGTAATCAAGTCAGGATCATCACAgtggtcaaaagattcaaaggtTTCATCCTCCAAGTTGAACACTTCCATATCACAATGCCCAGCCAACTTTTCATCAGGGAAACAGGTATTGGTGAGGTAGATTTGATTACCCTTGATTGCAGGGAAATCAGATGCAGAAGCAGAGAATGCACTATTACAATCCAAGAACAATGCCTGGTCACCCAAGTCTTTAAACTCCACCATTCCACCAATATCTAGCCTGAAAACAGTGAAACCATTAGTATCACAATCAATAGGCCAATTACGATGCCTCAGAACCAGCAACAGATGTCCAGAAGACTCCACGAGATAGTACTGTATATAACCACTATGCTTTGGAATTTCCACGAGTTCTTCCATTGTTGGAGAAGGGTCATCGAGGCCACAAGCTACACATAAATGGCATTTGTTTCTACTAATTCTTAGACCATAAATCCTACCCTTGTATGCCACCATATCTTCTATTACGCCGCGAAATTGCTTAAAGCCAACCCAATTAAGATCTTTCCCAGGCCTATAAAAGGCCAATTTCCCAGCGTACTTGCACATGATTAACGATTCACCATCTGGGCCTG harbors:
- the LOC122659707 gene encoding F-box protein At2g05970-like, with the translated sequence MEVERVNLRKKRKCDWSSLHKDLFDLITEKLCPADLIQASCVCSSWRSISPPFHLWLVLPCHNIITIEDDSDDNEIGIDGESNSTSDPEKTLGFVGFVSLSHPNRKVHKLQIPEAKGCEILGSSAGWLVTLRANGAIRLLHPFSRATIQLPPLKLAKFMGSMFKISKTSIEKVIVCSGPDGESLIMCKYAGKLAFYRPGKDLNWVGFKQFRGVIEDMVAYKGRIYGLRISRNKCHLCVACGLDDPSPTMEELVEIPKHSGYIQYYLVESSGHLLLVLRHRNWPIDCDTNGFTVFRLDIGGMVEFKDLGDQALFLDCNSAFSASASDFPAIKGNQIYLTNTCFPDEKLAGHCDMEVFNLEDETFESFDHCDDPDLITQAPVVFPTNSCWRGGLGFRMV